A stretch of DNA from Ciona intestinalis unplaced genomic scaffold, KH HT001247.1, whole genome shotgun sequence:
aaatacaaaaaaataatcctaAAGGCCGCCGCTCAATGTAAAGTGGATCCCGCTATTATTgcaggtattctgtttaaatttatgacGAAAACCGGATATTGTATACCAGCACTGTTTCACTATAGATACTATAAGTAAAATCCTTATTTCCTCGGCCCACCCATCTAGTAGGGTGGAGTAAGATGAGAAAGGTTTTATTCCTTTTCCCGCCtaatgtgtttaaacaattaacaacagtctatagtcgtgaggatacggttttataattctataaatgttctttaaaaaaaggcTTTTTCTCGCCCCAATTGAAAAAAAGGCTTTTTCTCGCCTTAATTGGTGGTAAACCGCATATATaaagaatataatatatagtagggtggaggaagatgagacacctttagaacaaaatatccaaatatactgaccgtgtttaaacaattatcaaaggtctatatgggagtctatatttttgtttactaccaaatggtacaagaaaatagaataaaaaggcgtcccatcttccccgactctactataaGCAGTATATAGCCGCATCTCTAAGAGTATAAaaagggcgttgttaattgttaaaaacacgaccatgaaatataaacttaggtgctaacggtacaCCACTTTTCAATATAAAGGTGCGAACGGTACACCTTATAGATGCTAAAGGTACAGCTTGGGTGCTAACGGTACACCTGACCAGCCTACTATGCATTACGATATATTAGATTTACTCTGACTGAGCCCGCTGGTAATTTATACAACACGTTTCAGGTATTATGAGCCGGGAGACTCGCGGGGGCAATGGTCTGGATAAAAACGGTTTCGGAAAGTCGGGCAATGGTTTTGGTTTGATGCAGGTATAACATCACTTTCAACAAAAAGTGAACCAAatatatcacccacaaagttacatggtaactcgtaagctggctcaagatgtatatgaaacagaacacctgtaacacgtactttttaaatatattatgctgggggaagatgggacacctttagcacatattatctacatatcctgatcgtgttttaaacaattaacaacggtctatggtagtcgtgaagatacagttttataattctttgaatgttcttttgtttaccactgaatgggacgagaaaatagaatgaaaaggtgtcccatcttcccccactctactatatataagagTGTTGAAATCAACCAACGACCATTGcgttaaattaagtttaatggCTGAAAAATACGAGTACTTACCAAATCCTTTTACAGGTAGACAAACGTTCTCATGTCCCTAAAGGTGGTCCGTACAGTGAAGAACACATAAAGCAAGCTACACAAATCTTAGTTGATTTAATAAAAGCAGTTCAAAACAAGCATCCAACTTGGACGAAGGAACAGCAGCTACAAGGCGGAATAGCAGCTTACAACGTTGGCGTTGATGACGTCGACACGGTAGCTAATACCGACGTGGGGACAACTAATAATGATTACTCGAATGACGTGATCGCAAGAGCCCAGGCATTCAGGGCGAGGGGATTCAAATAATTGCTTACAGCTGTATGTAAACGCTTCTTACTTAACCGAGATTGTACAATAATaagttgtatagtagggtggggtaagacacctttaacacataatatccaaatatcctgaacctgttttaaacaattaacaacggtctatgaaagtcgtaaggatacggttttataattctttgaatgttctttgtttactaccaaatgggacgggaaagtagaatgaaagtgtgccccatcttccccaccctactatatttgatGCTATTAACATACATTATCAAGTGAAATACAATATTGAGCGCTTACTTAGTAAATATGCGCCGATTGTACAGTTTGAAGTAACTCTTGTTTTCCTTAACAATAAACCAGACCAGAGAACGAGATGtttcaaactatttaaaactgaTGTCTATGGCTCTTTatacctttaaaataaaaccacgaattacttttatattttactttcacATGAACACCGCAAATTAAGCaggaaagaaaataaaaacaacgtCATTTTGGAACAAGGACATTCAAGTTTGAACTGTAGGGACATAAAGTTGACAGATGAATTTAATCCACAATTTCAAGCTTATAATAAACAAGAAGACGAGACATAAACTCCCAGGGGGTTAATGCATCGCTATAGATAGAATACGATAAATCATGTCGCTTATTAACCGGGGATATGGCGGTTAGTGCAAAGGCAATATTTAATGCTAATGGCAGGATTCGCATTATAAGAGACTGTTTTGTCCATGGTTTTTAACATGGGTTTAAAAAACACctttgaaattgaaaaaaagaaaggGGTCAATATTTTTCAGGATTTGGGTAAATACTGTCGGTTTATAAGAAAATCGCAATACATGTTTGGgacaaaaaaaaggtttttgtGAAAGTGAATCACTGGTTTAACTAGCGTGGATATTTTACGGTTTTCCGGTAACTTGACATATAAAAGGAAAGCTGTACAGCGATTCATATTCGTTTACAATACAATGGAAATCCATACGTATTCGTATGATAGAAAAACATGAATTAATTAGGACCACACGTAAGGACTTTGTTGGCAACCATAAAGGATTAGTCGCGGcattacattgtatatattggTTAAAGAAGTATGTTCCAACATGTAGAAAAGTCAACGTTTTGCTATGTTGTGTAATAATGTAGTTGGGCAACTGGCTACTCTGTGAAAAGTGTTCGGTGCTCCATCTGTGTCGCTAACAGTCGTGTTGTTGAACTTGTGAGAGTTTCGCCGCATCGGTTGTTTGTACTCGGGAACGATTAAGGTGGATAAACTGTCGTAAGGTCGGAAGTCGGCGAGAAGCAAGGCCAGCTTTTTCTTTTCGTTTTCGCGGCGTCTCTCGAGCTTAATTTCCCACAGTTTCAAAGCAGAGAGTCGATGTCCTTTGCTCGCAGTTTCTTGTAACATCTCTTCTGCTAGTTGTGTATTACGCTCCACCCCTGTAAGTTGAAAGGTTGtataaaagaaattattttgagCAAAGAGAaaagattttacaaattaataaaatttgaaaacattgAGATCAACATACGaagtacagaaaaaaaagagttttcaGTACATTTTAGCATCCATGAAAACAGGCTGTGCATAAAGGAACATTTACCTAACCGCTGGTATACTTTTAAGTgtacattaaattttttatttatgagtAGTGAAAACGAGTACGCCAAAAAATATTGTAGAAAAAAGCGTTCAGTTGAGAACAGCCAAACGTGgtgattttgttgttgaaagCGATAGAACAGTAGACTGAAATCTGGTTAAAGTTTTGGAAGTCAAATTATTGGCAGACAACCGATTTTAAACAGACAGAAATTCCAAACATTCAACAATTCAGGGTTAAgacgtttttgttttcaagttcaaaaatatgtttcacgAAATAATGTTGGCTGGTATATAAAACTATAGTTGTTTTGACAAAAGCAAATCTCGTTCTTAAGAACGTATACGAATGCTATTTATAATTTAGAAACTCGCTGTAGCCTAACACTCATGTTGTCAAACTGGCCGTCAAAAGAACTTAGTAACCAAAgcagattttaaacttttcttgtAATTGTTGGATTACTGGATCGATACAGACACAAGACAAATTAGTTTCTGCCTTCCGGCCAACATAGATGGACGGTGGTAGCTTTAACGTGTGGCTGGCGACATTTGTTATACGTTTGCTTAACGATCTAgttgtttataaaagtaaaatgcatgaatgtaatgaatgacGGGAAAGAACAAGTGTTTTCCAAGAAACTTGGATTTCTAATGAGGTTTGGTGCGAGGTATGAGAGTTGTACTTCTAGTCTAACAGTTTTGCGTAATTGCACTCGTGATGAATTCTCCCGTACGTTTTACTGCGTTatgctggtggaaagtgttagaggttggtagttaagGGGGAAGGGTTAGTGGGTATATGGGTAGTAGTTGGTTTTGcggttagcagataacgtaGGGGGTGGGGGGACTGTAATGGTGTAAGGTATAGAAACCATGTTATCGTATTGTGTGGTAAACGAGGATAGATTTACGTGGGTTTGCGGTTTGGggtcaaaaatgaaaatttccTGTACATTGATTAAGTGTAAAATAGAAGAGAgagattttattgtttatttatgaaatcatataaaaagaGGTTTTTCAGAAATGtcatatttattgtaaattgAGATTTTATTGTTCAgttataaaatcaaattaaagtGATTTGTTTCTCAGTGGTGTCATATTTATATCGGTAAATGCCAGTAATTGAAGTAACATGTAATAAAAACCGCTGCCAACGCATTAGACTGTAGATGAAAGGCGATCGTTATGCATATAGACGAGGGACGCTAACTTTGACGTCATGCAGTCGTTTCCACTTATTCAGCGTCCAATTTCTAtcaatttaactttaacagtGTCTTAGGTTAAGTAGGGTTGTACTTGATATATATGCTTTACAAAGCAAGTACACCCTATACATTAAATACTGCTTGCTTTGTACTTGGATGTAGGCCTACCAATctaccattagtgaccacagggttAAACCCAGTTCCTTCCGTTAGGGAACTCCGTATATATATCGCTTTAGAAACAGAATAGACATTCAGTTTGAGATTTGAACAGAAACTATTAAAGACTTTTGGGTGTCAGACTTAGGTTTAAAACTGAGTTGCacaacttttataatttaaaccgTTTAGGTTGTTTTCTATACAGAGGCCTAAAATGTGGCCGAATAAACCTTAGAAGTGAGTACGACGATTTGATGATTATTGTCTGTTGcgtttcgtagcaccagatcctgactgtatttctttacacaagaatcgtccaaactgtatgagcaccagatcagggtcagattcgtgATTTTTTTACGGTTAGAAGACGTGGTCTCAAATCTCAATCAAGGAATAGAACCAATAGGTCTAATTGGAGCATCAAGATCACATTTAAAGATGGAGGGGGAAGTAATGAAGAAAAGAATCCATGACGCTCAAAATATCATCTTTCCATTATTAGCAGGTAAGCTGAACAACATGTAGTAGGaaggggggagatgggacacctatttattctattttcttgtgccatttggtagtaaacaaagagcattcaaagaattataaaaccgtgtccacgcggcttccatagactgttgttaattgtttaaaacacgatcaggatatttggatattatatgctaaaggtgtcccgttttcccccactctactatatttcaaCAGTCAGATAGAGTTCTGAAGTGAGTTGCCAGATCATTTACAATTTGTCTTTGTTTGAAATCGACCTTTAACTACGATTTATTAATATGGttcttagttttaattaaagtaatgTACTGACGGAGTCCAAACTCGATAGAATCAGcctaaaaaatatagttttccTTTTCCAACTAAAAACGGaagttttgaaattattttctgtttttttgcatttgtaAAAGAAAGTTAATTTACCGGATTacgttttttttcaatttttttcgatTCTTAATGTTccgttttttaagtttttttagtatactgtatttgtataataatttctttttgttgAACAGGAGTTGGAATTATTGCCAATACATTTGTCATAGTTGTGATTTCGATTTGGGAACGTTGCCATAGGAACCGAACAGTGGCGAATTCGTTTGTTGTGAATCTTGCTATTGCTGATCTATTGTTCCTTGTGGTGCTGCCTCTGTATATGCCCGCTATACTTACAGATGGTTGGATATACGGGGTGGGGATGTGTAAAGTTATAGAAGGTGAGATGTGATGCAAATGTAAACGTCACATAGGGTACTACAAGTTGGGCAACAAAGCCATTTTGGTTTTCATCCCATTTTCGTGAGAATTAGGACTTAAAGTGGATGTATAGGATTTTTTCAACGTATGAGTTTCGACATACAGatgtattttgttgttttgttctttGTGGGAGAGGTTCTTGCCAAGGACCTATGGGGTTTAGGCCacatttggctcattaccccaacacctaggCCTTTCCTGTGAAACAATGGGACCAGTGTGACCTCGTCTTTGACAGCTATACGTTGcttttagaaataaaacattgaatcTTCATTTTATCCACTCTTTAACGCTGGTCATATATTTCCAAACACAGCAATCAAATACATTAACTTCCGAGCTTCCATACTGTTCCTTACGATGATGAGTGTGGACCGTTACCTTGGCATCGTATTTTCCATGCGATCGAGGGAATACAGAACCAGGAAAAACGCTATCATGACGTGTATTGTACTTTGGCTGCTCAGTATCGCAGCTGCGGTGCCGATTCTTGTATTTGCGAATGTCGATACTGTCAAAAAGGAATGCGTGCTACAGTTTCCAGGGTACGAGTCTGACTTCGTATCCGATAAAGATCTGTATGATATCTATGGGTCAATGGATATAGGAAACCTTAGCGAGCCCTTGGAGTCTTCAGGATTAGATTTTGGAGCGGCAGAAGTTTTGGGTGTTGTTAACGAAAACAACAGCTCAAGTGATGGTAAGGTTTAACAGTTTGTTCATTATGCCCAATCAAGTTTAAAAGATATAAAGATTTATACCCCCAAAAATAATGTGACAAAATGCGTTTGAACTGAAACAGCCAAATGCGGTTCATATTGCTACTTTGTTGAAAGTATAATAGA
This window harbors:
- the LOC100185513 gene encoding lysozyme g-like translates to MRVYLLHALFLLSLWNKGLTADLTGEYGDIGKIKPTGASQATAQQDKLTYKGVAASRKLALTDLCRVEKYKKIILKAAAQCKVDPAIIAGIMSRETRGGNGLDKNGFGKSGNGFGLMQVDKRSHVPKGGPYSEEHIKQATQILVDLIKAVQNKHPTWTKEQQLQGGIAAYNVGVDDVDTVANTDVGTTNNDYSNDVIARAQAFRARGFK
- the LOC108950988 gene encoding G-protein coupled receptor 15-like, producing MEGEVMKKRIHDAQNIIFPLLAGVGIIANTFVIVVISIWERCHRNRTVANSFVVNLAIADLLFLVVLPLYMPAILTDGWIYGVGMCKVIEAIKYINFRASILFLTMMSVDRYLGIVFSMRSREYRTRKNAIMTCIVLWLLSIAAAVPILVFANVDTVKKECVLQFPGYESDFVSDKDLYDIYGSMDIGNLSEPLESSGLDFGAAEVLGVVNENNSSSDEILQRDNFCKFTELQHSVWYVGWEYSNFALFFVIPILCIIFCYSAIIKAVMTRHIQSSTKAQDQHQVARMVALLVGVFILSWGPFQTWKLLTLPPGQKVPYKNSCIVIETIVTMMAWSNSAINPILYSLSSKRFWEKSKAAWVFIKQGQSSFMVYQASTKTARTRLTTHGNVGNPVGQRLPVSQINPHYVDDRHQHSTNL